The Miscanthus floridulus cultivar M001 chromosome 17, ASM1932011v1, whole genome shotgun sequence genome has a window encoding:
- the LOC136518216 gene encoding peroxidase 2-like, which produces MAASSRVSSSPGWLVAAHCALLLALAGAARGHAPSAGAALSSAFYDQSCPGAYNVVRRVIQDARVSDPRIPASLIRLHFHDCFVNGCDGSLLLDDDLPAIQTEKHVPANNNSARGFPVVDSIKRALEEACPGIVSCADILALAAEISVELAGGPRWRVLLGRRDGTTTNVQSANNLPSPFDSLAKLQEKFRNVNLDNTDLVALQGAHTFGKVQCQFTRHNCSAGQPQGALEDLDQVTPTVFDNKYYGNLLHGQAQLPSDQVMLSDLAAPTTTAPVVHRFASNQKDFFTNFVASMIKMGNISPLTGKDGEIRKNCRRVNSKGN; this is translated from the exons ATGGCGGCTTCCTCTCGCGTCTCGTCGTCTCCTGGGTGGCTGGTAGCCGCGCACTGCGCTCTCCTGCTCGCCCTGGCTGGAGCCGCCCGTGGCCACGCTCCGAGCGCCGGCGCGGCGCTGAGCTCCGCGTTCTACGACCAGTCGTGCCCCGGCGCCTACAACGTCGTCCGTCGCGTCATCCAGGACGCGCGCGTCTCCGACCCGCGCATCCCGGCCAGCCtcatccgcctccacttccatGACTGCTTCGTCAAC GGTTGCGATGGCTCCCTTCTTCTGGACGACGATCTCCCGGCGATCCAGACCGAGAAGCACGTGCCAGCGAACAACAACTCGGCGCGGGGCTTCCCGGTGGTCGACAGCATCAAGCGCGCGCTGGAGGAAGCGTGCCCGGGCATCGTCTCATGCGCTGATATCCTTGCCCTCGCGGCCGAGATCTCCGTTGAACTC GCTGGAGGACCACGCTGGAGGGTGCTTCTTGGTCGCCGAGACGGCACGACGACCAACGTCCAGAGCGCTAACAACCTTCCCAGCCCTTTCGACTCCCTTGCCAAGCTCCAGGAGAAGTTCAGAAACGTCAACCTGGACAACACTGACCTCGTCGCCCTCCAAG GAGCGCACACATTCGGCAAAGTTCAGTGCCAGTTCACGCGCCACAACTGCTCGGCGGGGCAACCACAGGGTGCACTAGAGGACCTGGACCAGGTTACACCGACCGTGTTTGACAACAAGTATTATGGCAACCTCTTGCATGGACAAGCGCAGCTGCCCTCCGACCAGGTCATGCTATCCGACCTTGCTGCACCGACAACCACTGCACCTGTTGTTCACCGGTTCGCTAGCAACCAAAAGGATTTCTTCACGAACTTTGTGGCATCCATGATTAAGATGGGCAACATCAGCCCGCTGACCGGAAAGGATGGAGAGATCAGAAAGAACTGCCGGAGGGTCAATAGCAAAGGCAATTGA